The Nocardioides ginsengisegetis region GTCCACCAACACGAAGGGGCACCCAGATGAGCATTGAAAATCGCGGGAAGAAAGAGGTCGCCGCGCGCGTCAAGGCGCTGGAGTCGATGATGATCGAGAAGGGGCTGCTCACTACCGACATGGTGGACAGGTTCGTCGAGATCTATGAGAACGAAGTGGGTCCGCAGCTCGGCGCCAAGGTCGTCGCTAAGGCGTGGATGGACCCCGAGTTCAAGGCACGGCTCCTCGAGGACGCCACCGCTGCGTGCCGGGAGCTCGAGATCGGGGGGATGCAGGGCGAGGACATGGTGGTGCTCGAGGTGACCGATGAGGTGCACCACGCGGTCGTCTGCACATTGTGTTCCTGCTATCCCTGGCCCGTGCTGGGCACACCGCCCAACTGGTACAAGGAGCCGCAGTACCGCTCGCGCATGGTTCGCGAGCCGCGAAAGGTACTGGCGGACGAGTTCTCCTTCCCGATTCCCGACACGACCGAAATCCGAGTGTGGGATTCGAGCTCAGAGATTCGCTACTGGGTGCTGCCCCAGCGTCCCGGTGGCACGGACGGTTGGACCGAGGATCAGCTCGCCGAGCTCGTGACTCGGGACTCCATGATCGGCGTCGGCCCGACGAAGGCAGCCTCATGACTGCGGGCTTCGGGTCTCCAAGCACCACCCTCGAACAGCGAGACGAGGTC contains the following coding sequences:
- the nthA gene encoding nitrile hydratase subunit alpha, translating into MSIENRGKKEVAARVKALESMMIEKGLLTTDMVDRFVEIYENEVGPQLGAKVVAKAWMDPEFKARLLEDATAACRELEIGGMQGEDMVVLEVTDEVHHAVVCTLCSCYPWPVLGTPPNWYKEPQYRSRMVREPRKVLADEFSFPIPDTTEIRVWDSSSEIRYWVLPQRPGGTDGWTEDQLAELVTRDSMIGVGPTKAAS